The sequence below is a genomic window from Cicer arietinum cultivar CDC Frontier isolate Library 1 chromosome 6, Cicar.CDCFrontier_v2.0, whole genome shotgun sequence.
tttaaaaaaaaacatatcaaattatcatattctgaacaattataaaattatttatttaataaaataaaaataattataatattttaaaaaataaaatattattaataagttaaaaatgttattaataataatattcagTTTTGGTTTATGGAACATGAAATATACTTTGATGAATCATCAGGTGATTCTAACAACGATGATGTTGACGaatatatgaaagaaaaaaatcaacatatcCTACCTATATTTAGTCCACCATTTCACATGAAGAACATCATTTTAGACAGTGCAGAACAACCAAGTGAATTTGATCACATGTTCATTGACAAAGTCCCAATAATAGATGAAACTCTTGTAATTGAAAGGAAGTTTTAGAACAAGGATGGATGATTTAGAAATGTACGTTATTAATTGTTTAAGTCCAGATTGTTTGTTTAGATGCAGAGCTTCAAAACACAAAAAAAGTGAACTGTGAGTAATTGATAAATCGAATGCGTGCCCTCATACATGCACAAATTTGTGCACTGTCACAAGATCATATGAAGCTCAATTCTAACATGATATGTACAAGTGTAATTCAAGTTCTGAAAGTGGGCCATTCAATCAAAGTGAAAGTCATTATTGCTCATATTCAAATTTTGCACAACTACATAATAAGTTATAGAAAGACTTGGATGAGAAAAAATAAACGATCGAACTAATTTATGGTAATTGGGGAGAGTTTTATAATCAACTCCCACGATGGTTGTTGGTTATGCAAACGTTTGTTCTATGAACcaaaattgaatataataatattaattattattattaatataattttattttattaattttatttattaataatattttgtttttttaaaatattacaattatttttattttattaaataaacaattttgtaattgtaaaaaaatgagaagaaaaaaatttgtgcGTCTAATATATAGTCACGTCGTATGTCAGGAGTGCGATGATGTGTTAATGCtcaaaagttgaatattttagtattatttttttctttggcaatttggtatatatatatatttgttttaaataggatatacaaaaacaaaaaaaaaatccttaaatTGATcgatttagattttttttaatctagaaaatatattttaacaaaatcaatacatttaaaTTAACCAATTTAAAGGTACTAATAAGAGGCATTTGATAAATATAGAGGTGAGAGAGAAAACTctcttttgttgaattttattttgaagacccaatttataatagaaaattttagCTATACTCCACATTTGTACCTATAcactataaattttaaaaaaatactaaatatatctttgattttttattttattttatcaactattaaataattcaagtttttcgATACATAAAAATTTCTAGAGATTACcataaaattttttataagattttcgGTAAAGAAGGTgtctactaattttttttaattttttttttgagttttctGGTACATAAGGTTAAAAAATTGTCTAccagaaatatttttttaaagttttccgaTACAAAAAGTTAAAAAGTCGTGTATCAACAAACTCGTGTATTGGAAAATTAGTGAAAAAAATTTCTAGTACACATCTGTTAAAAAAGacgagtttaaaaaataaattaaataaataacaaagtaataaaaaaataaaaataaaaatttgtgggTTGAAGTTTTCCGATAACTTccgaaaatgtcaaaaaagtttttttatgtTGCATATGTTCCGAAAAAGTTGAAATAAGTTTTCCGATACTTctaaaaaattttataaaagattttcGAAAATAGTCTTCTATAacataaaactttttttaagattccagaaaatttttcaaaaaataaattttttttactcacttCTGTACCGACAAACTCAAATGGTAGaatgataaaaatttagaacttttaatctttatatgagaaaatttatgtattttcctTTAATTTATGAGGATATCATGATAATTTGAGGGGTACAagttaaatttttctttttataataatgatgttatggCCCATGGCTCGCCAGGGACACCCTAATTATCTCCATAAATTTTGGGCCTTTGGGGTTGGCTATGAAGTGAACCAATTGTATGCTTGAAGTAGAAAAGTTTACCTCTTGATTTTTGCAGCCTCTCAACGAAAGCATTTTCACTAAGATTTGCAGTCATGTTCTTCTCTTTTAAGAATCAACATATTAGTTGTTCTTATGATATAATTTAACTGATAAATACCAAAATTATTAAGTCGTATATTATATTCTAGATTCGAATTTAAGATTCTACATTTATTATGTGATTTTCTAGTGATATTTACTATctcatttacaaaataaataaaaaaagtgtcaaataaattgattttctagttgtataatattttgattaataatattggaaaagaatattaaatttaacaatcgtatttaaaaatttaacacattatgtataataatatcattttaaaaaataattataaacaatCTCACATATTTTTGTCGTTTTTTTATGAGAACATATATGACAAAATGgtaaatttttgaagttttacgGACGAATCGATcgaaaaaatctaaattaaattatgtcaaaaataattattcatcaaattttatttatttttttaaccaaactctaaattattaatatctcATTTTCCAAAAATAAGAGACTTATAGTTACTTGGATTTTGTGTGCTTGTCTATATGATGAATTCTAAATAATGTTATCTTTAatcaacttaattttaatttagaggTGGTGGTTGAACTTATCAAAATTCTTTTATGGTGATGGATGTAATTCACTTGTTTGTTTGAAACGTAGGATGTGATTTGTTAGTACTTTCGATATTTATCTGGACACATCTTGTGCTAAGTCTTggtttttactaatttattttacatttgttttattttttaaaagtttgtgacaataaattttttgaaattttatactgtattgttttatttttgagtCTGGAAGATGTTAATGGGCCAGCCCGAAGTTGTTAATGGGCCAGCCCGATTATTGAAATTGATCAAGTGGGCTTACATAGTAAAAATGGCCCGTTAATAACAGTTTTTTGTTTCTTCCTTTATATATCTTCACAACCCAATTGTTTGCGCCTCCTTCAATTTGGTGTAGACTGAATATTCACGAAACCCTAGTTTAGGGTTTATAAGAGCTTAAAACCCTTTTCAAGATAAAAATCCAAAACAAAGGTTTTTGTATTGAGCCAAAAACCCTAAAACTATTcgttacttgtttgatttgttCGTAGCTTTTCTTTCCCCCGCACGCCGCAATACCAGTCTCAACACAAGGTAGATGCTTCTCTCTTTCATGAGGATGTTAAATTGGTTTTTTCTTTGTTACTTTTACTTATAGTGATCATTAATGTGTTCAATTTTTTTACGAGTGTTTGTAAGGTACTTGATTTTTTCTCTGTTGATATTTGTAAGCTATGTACTTCTGGAGTTGGATAGTGATTACGATTTGAGAGttgttttgtcttttttttacaatttaggttattaatttgatgttttgtTGGTTTTTTCAGGTTAAGTTAAGGCGATAAAATGCTTGTGCTGTTTGAAACGCCCGCTGGGTTTgcaattttcaaagttcttgaTGAAGGAAAGCTTTCAAAAGTTGAGGTGATTATTTTCAAACCTCTCTTTAAACAAATATATCAActattatagtttttatttacaGATAATAACTTTGAagtatttcttttgttttatttttttaaatgttgaaATGTTCGTATCTAGCATCCGCATGATCccttaattaaatatattttttatataaaatttgttatCATATCTGTATGGGATGTCATTAGTATGTATTAGGAGAATGCTAATGGGTGCCCTTGGGGTATTTAACTTGTATTCTCAAGACAAAGTGTTATTATATGATTTCTTTAACTTATGCCCTCGGGTGCTCTTTAGCAAGACCGCATGACTTAATAACATTGACTGTGAGTAATCAACTATTTTTCATCGTCATACCATTTTTTCTAGTCagtatttcaaaatcaaaatgtttAGAAGCTCACATTGCAGCGACCTGTGTAATGTACTGTTTACTTTAACCACCTTCTCTAAACTTTGTCCTAGGCCtaatcaatttatgtttttccAACTTCTTAATGCAGGACTTATCCAATGAGTTTGCCACTGCAGATGCTGCTAGAAAGGTGCAATTCCATGTCTTTCCCTCCCCCTTGCCCTCTATAAGAATGGGGAATTCATActcaatatatttatatttatttatttttacacaaGTTTATTTTAGCTTATGAAGCTAACCCCTTAGGGATGCATTATTAGGTGGTCAAATTGAAAGCATTTTCCAAGTTTGAGAATACTTCGGAAGCTCTAGAGGCAGCTACTTTGCTGATTGATGGAAAAGCTAGCAAGGGTTTACGCAAGTTTCTTCGTGCTCATTGTGATAATGAAACATTGGGTGTTGCTGATTCCAAACTTGGGAATATCATTAAGGAGAAATTGGTGTGCTATCTAAGTTTCTCTTTAAAACTTTTGGTGACATTTCACATACCATTCATCaaataacttatttttgttGGTTGACCATTTCAGAAAATTGACTGTGTTCACAACAATGCTGTTATGGAGTTGATGCGAGGTGTTAGATATCAATTGAATGAACTCATATCAGGTCTTGCTGTACAAGACATGGCTCCAATGAGCTTGGGTTTGTCTCATAGCTTATCCAGATACAAGCTGAAGTTCAGTGCCGAGAAGgtgtatatttttgttgttgatttggAATATATAAGTTGTTGATGCTTATTACAGTTACTGATTTGTTTTTTCTTGTGTAAATTGCCATGTAGTGTTGCCATCGTAACATTATTATTAACATTGCATGATGAAAAAtgtatttgtgtttttattaCAAACATCATGCAAATAAAGTAGAAATCAAGGCATGCTCTGTATTTGTTAGAGAATGAATACGAGCTGGTGGAACTGTGGCTGTGACTGGTGATAAGCCAATGAGGGAAATTATTCCCTGGATAAAGGTTGTGTTGGTGGAGGAGCTCTTTTTAGAGTTTTCGGCTGCCATTAGATTCAGAATGCTTTGATGCCATATTAAGTGCAATAATCCAAAGAGAAACTTTAATTGGATAATTGTATTGAATGAATAGTTATTTACAAAGGAACTGGGTACATggatatatttatatacaaaacTAGCTTAAGAGTCTGACTAACATTACCCAGCTGTAATTCAGAGAAGACTCTATTCTTAGTCTCAATTGAATCAGTATTCTTTTCTTACCCCTAACTCATAAACATCTTGCTTCTTTCCTAGATCCATAGGTTACATACCATAATGTTGATCTTTAGTTTTGAGTAATATTTTGAGGCAGACATGTAAATGGAATTGTTTAAGTATTTATTATATATCTCTTAAAATTTGTTATGTTCTACAAAAGTTTGTTTATTTAGCTGTTGGCTAATAATGCTATTTAATGTAACAACTATTTCCTGACTTTAAGATGCTTTTTATTAGGTTGATACCATGATCGTCCAGGCTATTGGTTTACTAGATGATCTTGATAAAGAGCTGAACACTTATGCTATGAGGGTTCGTGAGTGGTATGGTTGGCATTTCCCAGAACTTACCAAAATCATACAAGACAATATCCAATATGCAAAAGCTGTTAAGTTGATGGGTGACCGCACTAATGCTGCAAAGCTTGATTTCTCTGAGGTAGagttatgattttaaatgacatCCTGAGGGTGATGTTACTCTCTTGCATATCAAATACAGTTTTCAAAAAGTTGCAATGCTGATTCACAAATTCTAGGCAATTCTAAAAGTATTCTGTTTCATATATGtttgtgatattttatatttataattttctttattctGTTACAAATTACAGATTCTGGCAGATGAAGTTGAGGCAGAATTGAAAGAAGCATGTGTGATATCTATGGGAACTGAAATTGGTGAGCTTGACTTGGCAAATATTAGAGAGCTCTGTGATCAGGTGTTGTCCCTTTCTGAGTACAGGGCTCAACTTTATGATTATCTCAAGAGTAGGATGAACACCATTGCACCCAATTTGACTGCTATGGTTGGAGAGCTTGTTGGTGCTCGTCTCATTGCTCATGGGGGTAGCTTAATAAATCTTGCAAAGCAGCCAGGTAGTACTGTGCAGATTCTTGGTGCTGAGAAGGCTCTCTTTAGGGCACTGAAGACTAAGCATGCTACTCCAAAGTATGGTCTCATATACCATGCATCCTTGATTGGTCAGGCTGCTCCAAAGTTCAAAGGGAAAATTTCTCGGTCACTTGCTGCGAAGACTGCTTTGGCTATCAGGTGTGATGCACTGGGAGATGGGCAAGATAACACCATGGGACTGGAGAACAGAGCCAAGGTACTTGCTATATAAACTTTAAGTTATATGTCCTGTGATTTTCATATCATACTTTGTTTACGCAAGTGTTTGTCCAGCTTGAAGCACGATTAAGGGCACTAGAAGGCAAAGAACTAGGTCGCTTTGCCGGTTCCGCTAAAGGGAAGCCTAAGATAGAAGCATATGACAAGGATCTTAAGAAAGGAGCTGGCGCACTGATTACTCAAGCAAAGGTATATTGTATGTTTCATTTGGTgtcattgtaattttattttatttctcttttgtgctgattattgtttttttttgtagaCATATAATACTGCAGCTGATTCAGTTATTGACGTCAAATCTAAAACTGCAATGGAAGAAGATATACAAGAACCTGTCACTGAGaaaaagaaggagaagaaggaaaagaaagaaaagaagaaaaaggagaaaaatgaagAGGAGGATGCAACTTTGCCAGCTGTTGAGGAACCAGAGCCAGAAGTTgtgaaaaaggaaaagaaaaagaaaaggaaagaatcTACTGAGGATGCAGAGTTGCAAAATGGAGACAGTAATTTGAAtggagaaaagaagaaaaagaggaagaagtGTGAAGAACAAGAAGACTCTGCTGAAAAGCCAagcaaaaagaaagaaaaaaagaagaaaagaaccGACTAGAGTGGAATATACGATTTTGTCATCAGCTAATCAAATTTGGTGGGTAACCATTTTTGTACACTTTTGGATCTCAGTAGTTGTTATGGTGTTATATCTGcgtttcattttaattaatgcAATTTGTAGGTCTATgaaatattattcaattaatcaGATAAGTTGTGTTTCTGGACTTGAGTGGATAATTTGATGCAATTAAGTTTGTGAATGGTAATAGGTTTTGCTATATGATTTGTTCTATTTATTAGTACTTTTCATTTTGTTTGCAAAAATCACCTTGATTACTTGATTGTCGGTGATCAACTCAAGAGCTTCTGTTTGATTTTCGTAGGTTGAACGTTAATAGTATCAATGCTCCCTTTTTCTAACGTATTCTTTTGATATTGTTGAATTTGGGTAAATGGAAATTTGTTATCAAGATATAGATGATTAAATCTTGATGAAGAGCGAAATTTCAATACGCATTCCCTTTTGATTGGCTTTAACATGTTTTTTGTCTTGGTAAATGATCTCTCGGTATTTCACGTTACACGTTCTGTTAGTATTTAAgacgaataaaaaaaatatctctttGTCAAATGTAACAATGGAAAAAACATTAAACTTGCCATTGATTTTGTAAGTAGCCAGAAATTGCTCTTTTGCGTTGAACAATAATAGTTCGCATAGGTTTTTTGCAAGTTCCACCTTAACCCTATCAAAAGCTTTACACTAGTACGGACATCAAGTGAACAACTTGAGATACACTTTTCAAGTACTCGTTTGAGCATGTTTGCCAAGATCTTGTTGATGATTTTATATACCACATTACATAAAGAAACTGGCTGCATATCTCTCAAGATGGcaagattatttattttttttgacaagcaTAATATTGATGACATTTAGTCCTTCATGGAACGATCATCTCGAAGCAACATGCTGTAAACATTTCTCGCTCTTGGAATAATGTCTCACTTGAAACACACAAGAACTTGATTATCAATAGGATTTATGGGTATTTATTTAGTAGGGTAGTCATAGTAGTAGTAGTATGTAAGTAATTTGTAAACATGcgtaaaaataagtaatttgtATACTTGTGTAATTAACCACTCCCGAGCTATTAAACCATCATGtaagttttgtaaaaagaaaaaatcatgAAAGTGTATATCCTCACGAGTTATTGCTGgcttaattaatttatgtaagGTTATTACATGCTCACCAAAATACATATAGTACAAAGTAAGGACTGATTACAACTCATGACAAGTATTTTGCATAttaatgaaatcaaattttttcaGTCACGAGAACATTATTGTTGACCTAAGATTTAACATAATAGTAATTAACATGAAATTCAAAAAACACATTATTATCTTTAGCAAATTTTAAAGCACTTACAAGATTTTTAGAAATGGTAGGCACATGTAATAAATTATGGAGAAATAAAGGTTATGAAGACTATGGAGTATAATATAACGAGGTACCAACATGTTGAGTTGAAGTAGAATTACCATTAGCCATTTTTACCCTTTGATCACCATTGTAAGGATTTTTTGAATAGAAGTTGGATAAGTCTGGTATACCCGAAGGGGTCTAGATGGTGTCAGGATTAGACTAAACCTACCCAACCTCACTTTTCTCATATGCAGATTCAAATTCAGAGTTCATAATCATTCACCCTTGAGTTTGCATGGGGGTGTAAAGGATACTAAACATCAAGCCCAATGTATCAGCCTCAAGCCAGCCCAATGCATCAGCCTCAAGCCAGCCCAATCCATCAGTCTCAGTCCAGCCCAAGTTCTCAGTCATCAGTTTGTTAAGTCAGTTAGCTCTAGTTACCATGTTAGTTACCCTGACTCAGTCAAGCTCATAATGTTAGTTAATTAGGACCAactttagttagttagttgagaTAAAACAGTTTCTAAATAATCTctcttttaataaaaacatgATTTTCATTGAAAAGTAATAACTAAAAGGAGATAGAGGTTGAGACTTGAGAGTAAGAAAATTTTACGAATTGCATCTATTTTTAGACATATGCTTATAATTGTACCAAAGACACATTTtagtaaaatcaaatatttaaataatattttgaaaatcgtgtgtttaatttttttaagaccctacccttatttaaaaaaatatactttaatCTCTATACTTGTTTTGTTCCATATCCATATGTAGCGAGGTATAGAACCTTGGCTTacagaataaaaattaaaaactgtgTGCCATTGTAAAAGACCAAGAAAAGAAAAGGGCCAATAATGTACAATAATTTTAGTCACTTCATGTACACTAAACTCGTTGTCACTATCATTATAGCGGTTGACAAACTAATATA
It includes:
- the LOC101515595 gene encoding probable nucleolar protein 5-1, with amino-acid sequence MLVLFETPAGFAIFKVLDEGKLSKVEDLSNEFATADAARKVVKLKAFSKFENTSEALEAATLLIDGKASKGLRKFLRAHCDNETLGVADSKLGNIIKEKLKIDCVHNNAVMELMRGVRYQLNELISGLAVQDMAPMSLGLSHSLSRYKLKFSAEKVDTMIVQAIGLLDDLDKELNTYAMRVREWYGWHFPELTKIIQDNIQYAKAVKLMGDRTNAAKLDFSEILADEVEAELKEACVISMGTEIGELDLANIRELCDQVLSLSEYRAQLYDYLKSRMNTIAPNLTAMVGELVGARLIAHGGSLINLAKQPGSTVQILGAEKALFRALKTKHATPKYGLIYHASLIGQAAPKFKGKISRSLAAKTALAIRCDALGDGQDNTMGLENRAKLEARLRALEGKELGRFAGSAKGKPKIEAYDKDLKKGAGALITQAKTYNTAADSVIDVKSKTAMEEDIQEPVTEKKKEKKEKKEKKKKEKNEEEDATLPAVEEPEPEVVKKEKKKKRKESTEDAELQNGDSNLNGEKKKKRKKCEEQEDSAEKPSKKKEKKKKRTD